Proteins found in one Chloroflexota bacterium genomic segment:
- a CDS encoding DEAD/DEAH box helicase family protein — protein MTTSPLFQIGDRFELYPAPGDLRHGVLPLEPALSSVFAQREIVITSNDAADVARIAYDSERNALQSPQLRHLESQPGLLVLECAGTDPYRFRLMVEPPPAVQLPVAPSGAPVTYSADDSQFLYADRRTMAHWNNFRLSLQAEHLGMVAGFDQLLCLPWLRDVELLDHQLRSARTVLRRLRGRALLCDEVGLGKTIEAGIVMLELIVRGLARRVLILTPPSLVEQWQGELRRKFGQDFVAYDDPAFRAGGPGAWAAHDRIVASYHTAKREPHRSAILAQDWDLLIVDEAHHFRKRRTLLWQMAAELRRKYVLLLTATPVQNDLDELFNLVTLLQPGLLSTARSFQRQYVDRRDKLMPRNVEQLHQLLAEVMVRNRRSTVGIALTRRTARTRLVTFGERERALYVAVSQFVRRHLAAADSRRVITRIALVTLQKELGSSSQAAVPTLERLALDERLSDGDRQELHALAALARETGDSAKADALLALLNEFPDKMVVFTQFRATQAWLAARLAQAGERVAVFHGGLKRLEKEAAIRAFEGEARILLSTDAGSEGRNLQFCHAICNVDLPWNPMKIEQRVGRLSRIGQRSEVQVFNLAAADTLEAAVLHLLEAKIAMFELVIGEIDMILGNLDEDKEFEDVVTDLWAESRDTVEFQGALDRLGDQLLAAKDAYLRQRAQEDRLFGERFAPDG, from the coding sequence TTGACCACCAGCCCTCTCTTCCAGATCGGCGACCGCTTCGAACTGTACCCGGCGCCGGGCGACCTACGGCACGGGGTGCTGCCCCTGGAGCCCGCATTGAGTAGCGTCTTCGCGCAGCGCGAGATCGTCATCACGTCCAACGACGCGGCCGACGTGGCGCGGATCGCCTATGACTCCGAGCGCAACGCGTTGCAGAGCCCGCAACTGCGCCACCTGGAGAGTCAGCCAGGACTGCTCGTGCTGGAGTGTGCTGGAACCGACCCGTACCGCTTCCGGCTGATGGTCGAGCCGCCACCCGCCGTGCAATTGCCGGTGGCGCCATCCGGTGCGCCGGTCACATATTCCGCCGACGATAGCCAGTTTCTGTATGCCGACCGGCGCACGATGGCGCACTGGAATAATTTCCGTCTCAGTTTGCAAGCCGAGCACCTCGGCATGGTCGCGGGCTTCGACCAACTGCTTTGCCTGCCGTGGCTGCGCGACGTCGAGTTGCTCGACCACCAGTTACGCTCGGCGCGCACCGTGTTGCGCCGCCTGCGCGGGCGTGCGCTGCTCTGCGACGAGGTCGGACTGGGGAAGACGATCGAAGCCGGCATCGTCATGCTGGAGCTGATCGTGCGCGGGCTGGCGCGCCGAGTCTTGATCCTCACGCCGCCGTCATTGGTGGAGCAATGGCAGGGCGAGTTGAGACGCAAATTCGGCCAGGACTTTGTCGCCTACGACGACCCGGCGTTCCGTGCGGGAGGCCCCGGCGCCTGGGCGGCCCATGACCGCATCGTCGCCTCCTACCATACCGCCAAGCGCGAGCCGCACCGCAGCGCGATCCTGGCGCAGGATTGGGATTTGCTGATTGTCGACGAAGCCCATCATTTCCGAAAGCGCCGCACTCTGCTGTGGCAGATGGCCGCCGAGTTGCGCCGGAAATACGTTCTGCTGCTCACCGCCACGCCTGTGCAGAACGACCTCGATGAGCTGTTCAACCTGGTGACCCTGCTGCAGCCCGGCCTGTTGAGCACGGCGCGCTCGTTCCAGCGCCAGTACGTCGACCGGCGCGACAAACTGATGCCGCGCAACGTCGAGCAATTGCACCAATTGCTGGCCGAAGTGATGGTGCGCAACCGCCGCTCGACGGTCGGCATTGCGCTCACGCGTCGCACCGCGCGCACGCGGCTTGTCACCTTCGGCGAGCGCGAGCGTGCCCTCTATGTGGCCGTGTCGCAGTTTGTCCGACGTCATCTGGCCGCCGCCGACAGCCGGCGCGTGATCACGCGCATTGCGCTGGTCACCCTGCAAAAAGAACTGGGTAGCTCCAGCCAGGCCGCCGTGCCCACGCTAGAACGCCTGGCGCTGGACGAGCGGCTCTCGGATGGCGACCGCCAGGAACTGCATGCACTGGCCGCGCTGGCGCGCGAGACCGGCGACAGCGCTAAAGCCGATGCGCTGCTGGCGCTGCTCAACGAGTTCCCGGACAAGATGGTCGTCTTCACCCAGTTCCGCGCCACGCAAGCGTGGCTGGCTGCGCGGCTCGCGCAAGCGGGCGAGCGCGTGGCCGTCTTCCACGGCGGGTTAAAGCGGCTGGAAAAGGAAGCGGCGATCCGCGCCTTTGAGGGCGAGGCGCGCATCCTGCTCAGCACCGACGCCGGCAGCGAGGGACGCAACCTTCAGTTTTGCCACGCCATCTGCAATGTCGACTTGCCCTGGAACCCGATGAAGATCGAGCAACGTGTTGGTCGCCTGAGCCGCATCGGCCAGCGCAGCGAGGTCCAGGTATTCAACCTGGCAGCGGCCGATACGCTCGAAGCGGCGGTGCTGCACCTGCTCGAAGCCAAGATCGCGATGTTCGAGCTGGTCATCGGCGAGATCGACATGATCTTGGGCAACCTGGACGAGGATAAAGAATTCGAGGACGTCGTGACCGACCTGTGGGCCGAATCGCGCGACACAGTCGAGTTCCAGGGCGCGCTCGACCGCCTCGGCGACCAACTGCTCGCCGCCAAAGACGCCTACCTCCGCCAGCGCGCCCAGGAAGACCGGCTGTTCGGAGAGCGCTTCGCGCCGGACGGTTAA
- a CDS encoding amidohydrolase family protein yields MFDAIISEGLVVDGSGAPARRADVGIAAGRIAAIGALDGREARQRIDAAGKGVPVHVDTFPDVWGPGPVAALLPPVVYEGRPADGLAKLSDAEAFAQPTNYLLRVDGIAGLVLTYSKKNPHLVGQTLQKIAELRGQPAYQAICDRLIEDGEDFYTALLRHIYATEQDLKELMRSPLCAMESDGAIAAPYGPLANFTMNASAYGYTARVLGRYVRDEAFYTLEDAVRRMTALPAASMNMKDRGLLSEHMAADVVVFDPHTVRDNTTEAVPNRYPDGIEYVLVNGVLTLSPAGHTQALAGTLI; encoded by the coding sequence GTGTTTGACGCCATCATCTCTGAAGGGTTAGTGGTAGACGGCAGCGGAGCGCCGGCGCGTCGCGCCGATGTGGGCATCGCCGCCGGACGTATCGCGGCGATCGGTGCGCTGGATGGACGCGAGGCGCGCCAGCGCATTGACGCCGCCGGCAAAGGCGTGCCGGTGCATGTCGACACCTTCCCGGACGTCTGGGGCCCCGGACCGGTGGCCGCGCTGTTGCCGCCGGTCGTGTACGAGGGCCGCCCGGCCGACGGGTTGGCGAAGTTGAGCGACGCCGAGGCGTTCGCCCAGCCGACCAACTACCTGCTGCGCGTCGACGGCATCGCCGGGCTGGTGCTGACCTACTCGAAGAAGAACCCGCATCTGGTCGGGCAGACCTTGCAGAAGATCGCCGAACTGCGCGGCCAGCCCGCCTACCAGGCGATCTGCGATCGGCTGATCGAGGACGGCGAGGATTTTTACACGGCCCTGCTGCGCCACATCTACGCCACCGAGCAGGACCTGAAGGAACTGATGCGCTCGCCGTTGTGCGCGATGGAGAGCGACGGCGCCATTGCTGCGCCGTACGGCCCACTGGCCAACTTCACGATGAACGCCTCAGCGTACGGCTACACGGCGCGCGTGCTCGGCCGCTATGTGCGCGACGAGGCGTTCTACACGCTCGAGGATGCCGTCCGGCGCATGACCGCCCTGCCCGCGGCGTCAATGAACATGAAGGACCGCGGCTTGCTGAGCGAGCACATGGCGGCCGACGTCGTCGTCTTCGACCCGCACACCGTGCGCGACAACACGACCGAGGCCGTGCCCAACCGCTACCCCGACGGCATCGAGTACGTGCTGGTCAACGGCGTGCTGACGCTCTCGCCCGCGGGGCACACGCAGGCGCTGGCCGGAACGTTGATCTAG
- a CDS encoding pyridoxal-phosphate dependent enzyme, protein MNLPVFEDVARAQTVVDAYRLRTPLWPSPALGRLTGCDVWLKLECLAPIGSFKGRGAINRVAAMTDAEKPRGVITASTGNHGGAVAWAAKQCGVAATVVLPVGVPEIKWQTIEDAGARIIIEGANWNASCAVARSMAQANGMLYLEDGEDPAIMAGAGTVAYEILNEKPEIEVMVVPVGGGNFIAGCGIAARGLKPSIRLVGVQSEAALGVWQSWQEGRVVSAPCETFAGGIATTGPVEAAFGVMQKTVDTIKLVSEDELMHGIALIAKHHALIVEGAAAAPLAALLRYPTEFAGRRVALVLSGRNLDAGTLGKALTMV, encoded by the coding sequence ATGAACCTACCCGTTTTCGAAGATGTAGCTCGCGCGCAAACCGTGGTCGATGCCTACCGCCTCCGCACGCCGCTTTGGCCGTCGCCCGCGCTCGGGCGCCTGACTGGCTGCGACGTCTGGCTGAAGCTGGAATGCCTCGCGCCGATCGGCTCCTTCAAAGGGCGCGGCGCGATCAACCGCGTGGCCGCGATGACCGACGCAGAGAAGCCGCGCGGCGTCATTACCGCCTCGACTGGCAACCACGGGGGCGCGGTGGCGTGGGCGGCGAAACAGTGCGGCGTGGCGGCCACCGTCGTGCTGCCGGTCGGTGTGCCGGAGATCAAGTGGCAGACGATCGAGGACGCCGGAGCGCGCATCATCATCGAGGGCGCGAACTGGAATGCCAGTTGCGCGGTCGCGCGCAGCATGGCGCAGGCCAACGGCATGCTCTACCTGGAAGACGGTGAGGACCCGGCGATCATGGCCGGGGCTGGCACCGTCGCCTACGAGATTTTGAACGAAAAACCGGAGATCGAGGTGATGGTCGTGCCGGTCGGCGGCGGCAATTTCATTGCTGGTTGCGGTATCGCCGCGCGCGGTCTCAAGCCGTCGATCCGACTCGTCGGCGTGCAGTCCGAGGCAGCGCTTGGCGTCTGGCAGTCGTGGCAGGAAGGCAGGGTCGTCTCCGCGCCGTGCGAGACGTTCGCCGGCGGCATTGCCACGACCGGTCCGGTCGAGGCGGCGTTCGGTGTCATGCAGAAGACGGTCGACACGATCAAGCTGGTGAGCGAAGATGAACTGATGCATGGTATCGCGCTGATCGCAAAGCACCACGCGCTGATCGTCGAGGGCGCGGCGGCGGCGCCGCTAGCCGCGCTGCTGCGCTACCCCACCGAGTTCGCCGGGCGGCGCGTGGCGCTCGTGCTGTCCGGCCGCAATCTCGACGCGGGCACGCTGGGCAAGGCGCTGACGATGGTCTGA
- a CDS encoding GntR family transcriptional regulator, which translates to MTANDVNLKDILAPSPKRSLADDVAERIRDAILQGKLEPGARLREEYLAATLDVSRGPVREALTLLEREGLVIAYRNRGAFVARLSLEDLEEVYSLRSVIERLAVQRMMRLNAVEGCAALAAVMADLRTASVQGLTGQQAAELDMQYHDVIYRVAQHRRLYDCWRGMKSQIHVMLLSRHVGAKGFGQSIVNRHQELLDAICSGDERVALEALDSHLQESYQQVSRSYAQVTAGD; encoded by the coding sequence ATGACCGCCAACGACGTCAACCTAAAAGACATTCTCGCTCCCTCGCCAAAGCGTAGCCTCGCCGACGATGTCGCCGAGCGTATTCGCGACGCGATCCTGCAAGGGAAACTGGAGCCGGGCGCGCGCCTGCGCGAGGAGTATTTGGCGGCGACACTGGACGTCAGCCGCGGTCCGGTGCGCGAGGCGCTGACGCTCCTCGAGCGCGAGGGACTGGTGATTGCCTATCGCAACCGCGGCGCTTTTGTGGCGCGCCTGTCCCTGGAAGACCTGGAAGAGGTATACAGCCTGCGCTCGGTGATCGAGCGATTGGCCGTCCAGCGCATGATGCGCTTGAACGCGGTCGAGGGCTGCGCCGCGCTCGCCGCCGTGATGGCCGACCTGAGAACCGCCAGCGTTCAAGGTCTGACCGGCCAGCAAGCCGCCGAGCTGGACATGCAGTACCATGACGTCATCTACCGCGTGGCGCAGCATCGTCGACTCTACGACTGCTGGCGCGGCATGAAGTCGCAGATTCATGTGATGCTGCTGTCCCGGCACGTCGGCGCGAAGGGCTTCGGGCAGTCGATCGTGAATCGTCATCAGGAACTGCTCGACGCGATTTGCAGCGGCGATGAGCGCGTTGCACTCGAAGCGTTGGACTCACACCTGCAGGAGTCGTACCAGCAGGTCAGCCGCAGTTACGCGCAGGTGACAGCCGGCGACTGA